One genomic region from Chrysemys picta bellii isolate R12L10 chromosome 16, ASM1138683v2, whole genome shotgun sequence encodes:
- the KMT2A gene encoding histone-lysine N-methyltransferase 2A isoform X8 — protein MSMEKVKKKEIKSGEKRRGRPPTLSSVKFKLSQVKDTSDIHKGSKETKENLKKIKRAPSTTFQHAAKIKKLRTGKLSPLKSKFKTGGKLQIGRKAVQIVRRRGRPPSSERLKTASPLVINSQLEKPQRVRKEKDGTPPLTKEEKTAVRQSPRRIKPVRIIPSTKRTDATIAKQLLQRAKKGAQKKIEKEAAKLQGRKGRTQLKNIRQFIMPVVSAISSRIIKTPKRFIEDEDYDPPIKIARLESTPNSRFSATSCGSSEKSSAASQHSSQMSSDSSRSSSPSVDTSTDSQASEEMQALSEERSNTPEVHTPLPISQSPETDNGDRRSRRFSMSERSFGQRAAKKLSTLQSVSQQQSSSSPPPPLLTPPPPLQPATGISDHTPWLMPPTIPLASPFLPTSAAPMQEKRKSILREPTFRWTSLKHSRSEPQYFSSAKYAKEGLIRKPVFDNFRPPPLTPEDVGFASGFSASGATAPARLFSALHSGTRFDMHKRSPLLRAPRFTPSEAHSRIFESVTLPSSVSRTTAGTSVTGISSRKRKRRVFSPIRSEPRSPSHSMRTRSGRLSTSDLTTLTPQSSVSSSLTSMSVSSLATSALNSTFTFSSPPLTQSGESAERSQRPRKQISTPTEPFSSTNPTPLFPWFTPSPQTERGRNKDRATEELSKDKDVDKSVEKDKSREKDREREKENKRESRKEKRKKGLEIQSSSALFPVGRVSKEKANEDVAAASSAKKAAGRKKSTAIDPVADAAAVALVDMTAGKTKMPKKSRGGLEKSDLDLSPTVPPLEKDKALRLSAPSSSTVKHSTSSISSMLAQADKLPMTDKRVASLLKKAKAQLYKIEKSKSLKQADQPKAQGQESDSSETSVRGPRIKHVCRRAAVALGRKRAVFPDDMPTLSALPWEEREKILSSMGNDDKSSIAGSEEAEPLAPPIKPIKPVTRNKAPQEPPVKKGRRSRRCGQCPGCQVPEDCGVCTNCLDKPKFGGRNIKKQCCKMRKCQNLQWMPSKAYLQKQAKVVKKKEKKSKTNEKKESHSGKNQVDSGQKPAPQTVLAKEDNALKKSSEPARKPSEEKNEEGNTSVPVLESKQVTASGARKTGKQAPQPLQVPLCQPPSSGPLKKEVSKTIPSEPKKKQTPLPELGIEQSKQKKVTPRPSFPVKQKPKEKEKLPPINKPENSTLNLLSTLSNGSSSKQKTPTDGVHRIRVDFKEDCEVENVWEMGGLGILTSVPITPRVVCFLCASSGHVEFVYCQVCCEPFHKFCLEESERPLEDQLENWCCRRCKFCHVCGRQHQATKQLLECNKCRNSYHPECLGPNYPTKPTKKKKVWICTKCVRCKSCGSTTPGKGWDAQWSHDFSLCHDCAKLFAKGNFCPLCDKCYDDDDYESKMMQCGKCDRWVHSKCENLSDEMYEILSNLPESVAYTCINCTEQHPAEWRLALEKELQVSLKQVLTALLNSRTTSHLLRYRQAAKPPDLNPETEESIPSRSSPEGPDPPVLTEVSKQEEQQPLDLEGVKRKMDQGGYTSVLEFSDDIVKIIQAAINSDGGQPEVKKANSMVKSFFIRQMERVFPWFSVKKSRFWEPNKVTSNSGMLPNAVLPPSLDHNYAQWQEREENNHTEQPPLMKKIIPAPKPKGPGEPDSPTPLHPPTPPISSSDRSREDSPELNPPPDVEDNRQCALCLKYGDDSANDAGRLLYIGQNEWTHVNCALWSAEVFEDDDGSLKNVHMAVIRGKQLRCEFCQKSGATVGCCLTSCTSNYHFMCSRAKNCVFLDDKKVYCQRHRDLIKGEVVPENGFEVLRRVFVDFEGISLRRKFLSGLEPENIHMMIGSMTIDCLGILNDLSDCEDKLFPIGYQCSRVYWSTTDARKRCVYTCKIMECRPPVIEPDINSTVEHDENRTIAHSPAPPTAETLSKESRNTPEMVNPPSPDRPLHSQTSSSCYYPLISKGPRVRTPIYPLTQRSPGSRPLPSAGSPTPTTHEIVTVGDPLLSSGLRSIGSRRHSTSSLSQQQSKLRMIFPTRVGNTYSRHTVPGVSSIGSSSEHESSSKNIDSFKGSVNLSAPSALAQNSPNSSSSPRTVATSGNKTCHLGGSQSSEIKHSTSSELMSKSTSSKGEKTKLLSSKDSDSSAHSFASSGNTKMSTQVLSTSGIELNIHKKGTFQEPSSATLSSKDTMPFPSFHQRGPRKDRDLHMDLIQPEKIPSVEDLDGKNLKPAGMSSRSSAASDHVVSVCRDRRQKGKKLTKDTYKEKHSVKPFTDSSQLTTCDEGSLKPEFINQVLATEQISQRLCSNVSAEKTGDKSPPTQGASKAPLVQVEVASKEAQAPRKRTVKVTLTPLKMESESQSKNAQKENDAESQSKGAEPTALTELSSTSESQGDGSVVQGSPSDTPTQESQNNSYPNLPVEDRNLMLQDGTKAQEDGSYKRRYPRRSARARSNMFFGLTPLYGVRSYGEEDIPFYSNSTGKKRGKRSAEGQVDGADDLSTSDEDDLYYYNFTRTVVSSSAEERLGSHNLFKEEEQCNLPKISQLDGVDDGTESDTSVTATTRKVNQVTKRSGKENGTENLKLDRAEEAGEKVQVTKSSTGHKTDPKIDNCHAVSRVKTQGQDSLEAQLSSLDTGRRAHASTPSEKNLLDTFNTELLKSDSDNNNSDDCGNILPSDIMDFVLKNTPSMQALGESPESSSSELLTLGEGLGLDSNRGKDMGLFEVFSQQLPTAEPVDSSVSSSISAEEQFELPLELPSDLSVLTTRSPTVPSQNRNRLAVISESSLSSSGERSILALPSTESGEKRVTVTEKSASGEGDATLLSPGVDPSPEGHMTPDHFIQGHIDAEHIASPPCASVEQGHGSNQDLTRNSGTPGLQVPVSPTVPLQNQKYVPNSTDSPGPSQISNAAVQTTPPHLKPATEKLLVVNQNMQPLYVLQTLPNGVTQKIQLTPSGSSAQSVMETNTSVLGPMGSALTLTTELNPSLPSSQSLFPPTSKGLLPMSHHQHLHTFPTATQSGFPPNIGSPASGLLIGVQPPPDPQLLVSEASQRTDLGTTVTTPTSGLGKKRPISRLQSRKNKKLAPSGTPSAIAPSDMVSNMTLINFAPSQLSNSPLDLGTLGNSTSHRTVPNIIKRSKSGVMYFEQASLLPQGVAAAPAAAVGTSPSIIGPDAGHLTTGPVSGLASNSSVLNVVSMQATAAPSTGGSVPGHVLGQGSVTLTSPGLLGDLGSISNLLIKASQQSLGLQEQHMTLPPGSGMFSQLGTSQTPATAAMTAASSICVLPSAQTMGMTVAQSSTDPEGPYQLQHMTQLLAIKNASSQLDLATASAPQLSSFPQLVDIPNNTGLEQSKVSSTAMHASSASPGGSPSSGQQSASSSVLGPTKMKPKIKRIQPPLDKANGKKHKTSHMWTSPPEVHIPDRGANAVSQVSAAGTPAVKADIQDTSIDQLPQKPSGQPAGQMAVLTEPQSVQNTANEQENTGPKAPEEEEGTFSSPLMFWLQQEQKRKESLGEKKPKKGLVFEISSDDGFQICAESIEDAWKSLTDKVQEARSNARLKQLSFAGVNGLRMLGIIHDAVVFLIEQLYGAKHCHNYKFRFHKPEETNEPPLNPHGSARAEVHLRKSAFDMFNFLASKHRQPPEYNPNDEEEEEVQLKSARSPIHGRGLFCKRNIDAGDWLLHVPH, from the exons ATGTCCATGGAAAAGGTAAAGAAGAAGGAAATTAAAAGTGGGGAAAAGAGACGAGGAAGACCTCCAACTCTTAGTAGTGTGAAGTTCAAGTTATCACAAGTAAAGGACACATCAGATATTCATAAGGGGAGCAAAGAAACAAAAGAGAatctgaagaaaataaaaagggcACCGTCCACTACATTTCAGCATGCTGCAAAAATCAAGAAGTTACGAACTGGTAAACTCTCCCCACTGAAGTCTAAATTCAAGACTGGGGGGAAACTTCAGATTGGGAGGAAAGCGGTTCAGATTGTGCGCAGGAGAGGAAGGCCACCGTCTTCGGAACGTTTAAAGACTGCCTCACCACTAGTCATTAATTCACAGCTGGAGAAACCCCAGAGGGTACGTAAGGAGAAAGATGGCACACCACCACttacaaaagaagaaaagactGCTGTCAGACAGAGCCCCCGCAGGATTAAGCCTGTTAGGATTATTCCTTCTACCAAGAGGACAGATGCAACAATTGCTAAGCAACTCTTGCAGAGGGCTAAAAAGGGGGCACAAAAGAAGATTGAGAAAGAAGCAGCTAAACTGCAGGGTAGAAAGGGAAGAACTCAGCTCAAAAACATCCGGCAGTTCATCATGCCAGTTGTGAGTGCTATCTCTTCGCGGATCATTAAAACACCCAAGCGATTCATTGAAGATGAAGACTATGATCCTCCTATTAAAATAGCTCGCCTAGAGTCCACACCAAACAGCAGGTTTAGTGCTACATCTTGTGGGTCCAGTGAAAAATCAAGTGCGGCTTCTCAGCACTCATCTCAGATGTCTTCAGATTCCTCACGATCTAGTAGTCCTAGTGTAGATACATCTACCGACTCTCAGGCGTCCGAGGAGATGCAGGCACTTTCCGAAGAGCGCAGCAATACTCCAGAAGTTCATACCCCTTTACCTATTTCTCAGTCCCCTGAAACTGATAACGGTGATAGGAGAAGCAGGAGGTTTTCAATGTCAGAAAGGAGTTTCGGGCAAAGGGCAGCTAAAAAACTGTCGACCTTGCAAAGTGTGTCCCAGCAGCagtcctcttcctctcctcctccacctctgctcactcctcccccacccttacaGCCTGCTACTGGCATCTCAGACCACACGCCGTGGCTTATGCCTCCAACAATACCGTTGGCTTCACCTTTTCTGCCCACCTCTGCTGCACCCATGCAAGAGAAACGGAAATCAATTCTACGAGAACCAACATTCAGGTGGACCTCTCTGAAGCATTCTAGGTCAGAACCACAGTACTTTTCCTCAGCAAAGTATGCCAAAGAAGGTCTCATCCGTAAACCAGTATTTGATAACTTTAGACCCCCACCACTGACGCCAGAGGATGTTGGCTTTGCATCTGGTTTTTCAGCATCTGGTGCTACGGCTCCAGCTCGCTTGTTTTCTGCTCTTCATTCTGGAACAAGATTTGATATGCACAAAAGAAGTCCTCTGCTTCGAGCTCCAAGATTCACTCCAAGTGAGGCCCACTCCAGAATTTTtgaatctgtaaccttgccttcATCTGTTAGTCGAACCACTGCAGGAACTTCTGTGACAGGCATATCTTCTAGGAAACGAAAGAGAAGAGTGTTTAGCCCGATCCgatcagaacccagatctccttcGCACTCCATGAggacaagaagtggaagacttaGTACCTCTGACCTGACAACTCTCACCCCTCAATCTTCTGTCTCTTCCTCACTAACTAGCATGTCTGTTAGTTCTCTTGCCACTAGTGCCTTAAACTCAACTTTTactttttcttcccctcccctgacccAGTCTGGGGAATCAGCAGAGAGAAGCCAGAGACCAAGGAAGCAGATCAGCACTCCAACTGAGCCTTTCTCATCCACTAATCCTACTCCTCTGTTTCCCTGGTTCACACCAAGTCcccagacagagagagggagaaataaAGACAGGGCTACTGAGGAACTGTCCAAAGATAAAGACGTTGACAAAAGTGTGGAAAAGGacaagagcagagagaaagacagagagcGAGAAAAAGAGAACAAACGCGAATcaagaaaagagaaaaggaaaaaagggttaGAAATTCAAAGTAGCTCCGCTTTATTTCCTGTAGGTAGAGTGTCCAAAGAAAAAGCTAATGAAGATGTTGCAGCAGCATCTTCCGCTAAAAAAGCTGCAGGGCGGAAGAAGTCTACAGCAATAGATCCTGTAGCAGATGCTGCCGCTGTGGCTCTTGTAGATATGACAGCTGGCAAAACCAAAATGCCTAAGAAAAGTAGAGGGGGCTTAGAAAAATCCGATCTAGATCTAAGCCCCACTGTTCCGCCCCTGGAGAAAGACAAAGCCCTACGCCTCTCTGCTCCTTCGTCAAGCACTGTTAAACATTCCACTTCCTCCATCAGCTCGATGTTGGCTCAAGCGGACAAACTTCCAATGACCGATAAGAGGGTGGCCAGTCTCCTAAAAAAGGCTAAAGCCCAGCTGTACAAGATTGAGAAGAGCAAATCCCTCAAACAAGCGGATCAGCCAAAAGCCCAG GGTCAAGAGAGTGATTCATCAGAGACTTCAGTGCGAGGACCACGAATAAAACATGTCTGCAGGAGGGCGGCTGTAGCACTAGGCCGTAAGCGGGCAGTGTTTCCTGATGACATGCCTACTCTGAGTGCCTTACCATGGGAAGAACGAGAGAAGATATTGTCTTCCATGGGAAATGATG ATAAGTCATCAATAGCTGGCTCAGAAGAGGCTGAACCCCTTGCTCCACCTATCAAACCAATTAAGCCAGTTACCAGAAACAAGGCACCCCAAGAGCCTCCAGTGAAGAAAGGTCGGCGCTCAAGGCGCTGTGGGCAGTGCCCAGGCTGCCAGGTTCCAGAGGACTGTGGTGTCTGTACTAACTGTCTAGACAAACCGAAGTTTGGTGGGCGCAACATAAAGAAACAGTGCTGCAA GATGAGGAAATGCCAGAATCTGCAATGGATGCCTTCAAAAGCTTATCTCCAGAAGCAAGCTAAAG TTgtgaaaaagaaagagaagaaatccAAGACCAATGAAAAGAAAGAGAGCCATTCTGGGAAGAACCAAGTGGATTCTGGACAGAAACCAGCTCCTCAGACTGTTTTAGCAAAAGAAGATAATGCCTTGAAGAAGAGCAGTGAACCTGCCCGAAAGCCAAGTGAGGAGAAAAATGAAGAGGGAAATACCTCTGTCCCAGTGTTGGAGTCCAAACAGGTCACTGCTTCTGGTGCCAGAAAAACTGGCAAACAGGCACCTCAGCCATTGCAAGTTCCCCTTTGTCAGCCGCCTAGCTCAGGACCACTGAAAAAAGAAGTATCTAAAACCATACCTAGCGAGCCCAAGAAAAAACAGACACCCCTACCAGAATTAG GCATAGAGCAAAGCAAACAGAAGAAAGTTACTCCCCGTCCAAGTTTCCCTGTGAAACAGAAACCAAAAGAAAAG gaaaaacttcctccaATCAACAAGCCAGAGAACAGCACACTGAATTTGCTCAGTACGCTGTCAAATGGAAGCAGTTCCAAGCAAAAGACACCTACAGATGGGGTCCACAGGATCAGAGTGGACTTCAAG GAGGACTGTGAAGTGGAGAACGTTTGGGAGATGGGTGGGCTAGGCATTCTGACCTCGGTACCTATCACTCCCAGGGTGGTCTGCTTTCTCTGTGCCAGCAGTGGACACGTGGAG TTTGTGTATTGTCAGGTCTGTTGTGAGCCCTTCCACAAGTTCTGTTTAGAAGAGAGTGAGCGCCCTCTGGAGGACCAGTTGGAAAACTGGTGCTGTCGTCGTTGCAAGTTCTGTCATGTATGTGGAAGACAGCATCAGGCAACAAAG caGTTGTTGGAGTGTAATAAGTGCCGAAACAGCTATCACCCTGAGTGCCTGGGACCAAACTACCCAACAAAACCCACCAAGAAAAAGAAAGTTTGG ATCTGTACCAAATGTGTTCGCTGCAAGAGCTGTGGTTCAACAACTCCAGGCAAAGGATGGGATGCACAGTGGTCTCATGACTTCTCACTGTGTCATGATTGTGCCAAACTCTTTGCTAAAG GAAACTTCTGCCCACTCTGTGACAAGTGCTATGATGACGATGACTATGAGAGTAAGATGATGCAGTGTGGGAAGTGTGATCGCTGGGTCCACTCCAAATGTGAAAATCTTTCAG ATGAGATGTATGAAATCCTCTCTAACCTTCCTGAGAGTGTGGCATACACTTGCATTAACTGCACAGAGCAGCACCCTGCCGAATGGCGGCTGGCACTGGAAAAGGAGCTGCAAGTTTCTTTGAAGCAGGTTTTAACAGCCTTGTTAAATTCCAGGACTACCAGTCACTTACTACGTTACAGACAG GCAGCCAAACCACCGGATTTAAATCCTGAGACAGAAGAGAGTATCCCATCCAGAAGTTCTCCCGAAGGTCCAGATCCTCCTGTTCTAACAGAGGTCAGcaagcaggaggagcagcagcctcTGGACCTGGaaggagtgaaaagaaaaatggaTCAAGGAGGTTACACTTCCGTG TTGGAATTTAGTGACGATATTGTGAAGATTATTCAAGCAGCCATTAATTCAGATGGAGGGCAACCTGAAGTTAAAAAAGCTAATAGCATGGTCAAGTCCTTCTTTATTCGG CAAATGGAGCGTGTTTTTCCATGGTTCAGTGTAAAAAAATCCAGGTTTTGGGAGCCAAATAAAGTAACAAGCAA CAGTGGGATGTTGCCGAATGCAGTGCTGCCCCCTTCACTTGACCATAATTATGCTCAGTGGCAGGAGCGTGAAGAGAATAACCACACTGAACAGCCCCCTTTGATGAAGAAAATCATTCCAGCTCCAAAACCCAAAGGGCCTGGAGAACCAGATTCACCAACTCCGCTGCATCCGCCGACACCACCTATCTCTA GCTCTGATAGAAGCCGGGAGGATAGCCCTGAACTTAATCCACCTCCTGATGTGGAAGACAATAGGCAGTGTGCACTCTGTCTGAAATATGGTGATGATAGTGCTAAC GATGCTGGACGTCTCCTGTACATTGGCCAGAATGAATGGACACATGTAAACTGTGCTCTATGGTCAGCAGAAGTGTTTGAGGATGATGATGGGTCTCTGAAAAATGTACACATGGCTGTGATCAGAGGGAAGCAGTTG AGATGCGAGTTCTGCCAAAAGTCAGGCGCCACAGTAGGCTGCTGTCTTACTTCCTGCACTAGCAACTATCACTTCATGTGCTCCCGAGCCAAGAACTGTGTCTTTCTGGATGATAAGAAAGTGTACTGCCAGCGGCATCGTGACTTGATCAAAGGAGAG GTGGTACCGGAGAATGGGTTTGAAGTTCTTAGAAGAGTTTTTGTGGACTTCGAAGGGATCAGTTTGAGAAGAAAATTTCTTAGTGGCCTGGAGCCAGAAAACATCCACATGATGATTG GTTCAATGACTATAGACTGCTTAGGAATTCTGAATGATCTGTCAGACTGTGAAGACAAGCTGTTCCCCATTGGTTATCA GTGTTCCAGGGTGTACTGGAGCACAACAGACGCTCGGAAGCGCTGTGTGTATACTTGTAAGATCATGGAATGTCGACCTCCTGTCATAGAGCCAGATATCAATAGCACTGTAGAGCATGATGAGAACAGGACAATTGCTCATAGTCCAGCACCCCCAACAG CAGAAACTCTATCCAAAGAGAGTCGAAATACACCAGAAATGGTAAACCCTCCATCTCCAGATCGTCCCCTGCATTCTCAAACCTCCAGTTCCTGTTACTATCCTCTGATCTCAAAAGGTCCCAGGGTCAGGACACCAATCTATCCCCTAACACAGCGGTCTCCTGGGTCTAGGCCTTTGCCCTCTGCAG GAAGTCCTACACCAACGACCCATGAAATAGTAACAGTGGGAGATCCTTTATTATCCTCTGGACTTAGAAGCATTGGCTCTAGGAGACACAGTACCTCCTCTTTGTCACAACAGCAGTCAAAACTCCGAATGATTTTTCCCACGAGAGTTGGGAACACTTACTCCAGACACACTGTGCCTGGAGTATCTAGTATCGGATCCTCTTCCGAGCATGAATCAAGCTCAAAAAATATAGACAGCTTCAAAGGGTCAGTGAATTTAAGTGCTCCAAGTGCTTTAGCTCAAAATAGCCCTAACTCTTCAAGCTCTCCGAGAACGGTAGCTACAAGTGGAAATAAAACTTGTCATTTGGGTGGATCTCAGTCTTCAGAAATAAAACACTCTACCAGTTCAGAGTTGATGTCCAAAAGCACATCTTCAAAGGGAGAGAAGACAAAATTGTTGAGCTCAAAGGACTCAGATTCTTCAGCTCATAGCTTTGCTTCATCTGGGAATACTAAAATGTCCACCCAAGTGCTTAGTACATCAGGCATAGAATTAAACATTCATAAAAAGGGAACTTTTCAAGAACCTTCTTCTGCAACACTTTCTTCCAAAGATACAATGCCCTTTCCATCTTTCCATCAGAGAGGCCCAAGGAAAGATAGAGACCTACATATGGACCTCATACAACCAGAAAAAATCCCTTCTGTTGAAGACTTAGATGGAAAGAACTTAAAGCCTGCTGGAATGAGTAGCAGGTCTTCTGCAGCAAGTGACCACGTGGTTTCTGTTTGCAGAGACAGACgacagaaaggaaaaaagttaACAAAAGACACTTACAAAGAAAAACATTCTGTAAAACCTTTTACAGACTCGAGTCAATTGACCACCTGTGATGAAGGAAGCTTAAAACCAGAATTCATAAATCAGGTTTTGGCAACTGAACAGATTAGTCAGAGGTTGTGTAGTAATGTTTCTGCTGAGAAAACTGGGGATAAGTCTCCACCTACACAAGGGGCATCTAAAGCTCCATTGGTGCAAGTTGAAGTAGCCTCAAAGGAAGCACAGGCTCCTAGAAAACGCACAGTTAAAGTAACCCTGACTCCTCTTAAGATGGAAAGTGAAAGCCAATCTAAAAATGCACAGAAAGAAAATGATGCCGAATCGCAGAGTAAGGGTGCAGAACCAACTGCTTTGACAGAGCTGTCTTCAACTTCTGAAAGCCAAGGAGATGGTTCTGTTGTCCAGGGAAGTCCAAGTGATACTCCTACCCAGGAATCTCAAAATAATTCTTATCCGAATCTGCCTGTTGAAGACAGAAACTTGATGCTTCAGGATGGAACTAAAGCTCAGGAAGATGGTTCCTACAAGCGGAGGTATCCCCGGCGAAGTGCTCGGGCAAGATCTAACATGTTCTTTGGATTAACTCCTTTGTATGGTGTGAGATCTTATGGAGAGGAAGACATTCCATTTTACAGCAACTCAACTGGGAAGAAGCGAGGAAAGAGGTCTGCAGAAGGACAAGTAGATGGTGCAGATGACTTAAGTACTTCGGATGAAGATGACTTGTACTACTACAATTTCACCAGGACAGTGGTTTCCTCAAGTGCAGAAGAGAGGCTTGGATCCCATAATTTATTCAAGGAGGAGGAGCAGTGCAATCTTCCAAAAATCTCCCAGTTAGATGGTGTGGATGATGGAACAGAAAGTGATACAAGTGTTACAGCAACAACAAGAAAAGTAAATCAGGTAACCAAAAGAAGTGGCAAAGAAAATGGGACTGAAAACTTAAAGCTTGATCGAGCTGAAGAAGCTGGAGAGAAAGTACAGGTCACCAAGAGCTCCACTGGCCATAAGACTGACCCAAAGATTGATAATTGCCATGCTGTGAGCAGGGTTAAAACACAGGGTCAGGATTCCTTGGAAGCTCAGCTGAGTTCCTTGGACACAGGCCGTAGAGCTCATGCTAGCACACCCTCAGAGAAGAACTTATTGGATACTTTTAACACAGAACTGCTAAAATCAGACTCTGACAATAACAATAGCGATGACTGTGGAAACATTCTGCCTTCGGACATCATGGACTTTGTACTAAAGAATACACCATCGATGCAGGCTTTAGGAGAAAGCCCGGAGTCCTCTTCATCTGAACTTCTAACACTGGGGGAAGGGCTAGGTCTTGATAGTAATCGTGGCAAGGACATGGGTTTGTTTGAAGTGTTTTCTCAACAGCTGCCAACTGCTGAACCAGTGGATAGTAGCGTTTCTTCCTCTATATCAGCAGAGGAGCAGTTTGAGTTGCCTTTAGAACTTCCATCAGATCTCTCCGTTCTAACTACTCGTAGTCCTACTGTGCCCAGCCAAAACCGCAACAGGCTTGCTGTAATTTCGGAGTCTTCACTCTCATCTTCAGGAGAGAGGTCTATACTGGCTTTACCTTCCACAGAATCTGGAGAGAAGAGAGTTACAGTCACAGAAAAATCTGCCTCCGGTGAAGGGGATGCAACTCTTTTAAGCCCAGGGGTAGACCCAAGCCCTGAAGGACATATGACTCCTGATCACTTCATCCAAGGTCACATAGATGCAGAGCACATAGCCAGCCCACCTTGCGCCTCAGTAGAGCAAGGACATGGCAGCAACCAGGATTTAACTAGGAACAGCGGTACTCCTGGACTCCAAGTGCCAGTATCGCCTACTGTTCCTCTTCAAAACCAAAAATACGTTCCAAACTCCACTGACAGTCCTGGTCCATCTCAGATTTCTAATGCTGCAGTACAGACAACCCCGCCGCACCTAAAACCAGCCACTGAAAAACTTCTGGTAGTCAATCAGAACATGCAGCCTCTGTATGTCCTCCAGACTCTTCCCAATGgtgttacacaaaaaatacagcTGACTCCTTCTGGTAGTTCTGCACAGAGCGTAATGGAGACCAATACTTCAGTGCTAGGGCCCATGGGCAGTGCACTTACATTGACTACGGAATTAAATCCAAGCCTGCCATCATCTCAGTCTTTATTCCCCCCCACTAGCAAAGGACTGTTGCCTATGTCCCATCACCAGCATTTGCATACCTTTCCCACAGCTACTCAGAGTGGTTTCCCACCAAATATTGGCAGTCCTGCATCAGGTCTCCTTATTGGTGTACAGCCACCTCCTGATCCTCAACTTTTAGTGTCTGAAGCAAGCCAGAGGACAGACCTTGGCACTACAGTTACCACCCCAACATCTGGCCTTGGGAAGAAAAGGCCAATATCCCGACTGCAGTCACGAAAGAATAAAAAGCTAGCTCCGTCCGGAACCCCTTCTGCCATAGCTCCTTCAGATATGGTTTCCAACATGACTTTGATTAATTTTGCTCCCTCCCAACTTTCCAACAGCCCATTAGATTTGGGGACCCTTGGAAATTCGACATCCCATAGGACTGTTCCCAATATTATTAAAAGGTCTAAGTCTGGAGTCATGTATTTTGAGCAAGCGTCTTTGCTGCCCCAAGGTGTGGCAGCGGCCCCTGCTGCGGCAGTTGGCACTTCACCCAGCATTATTGGACCAGATGCCGGCCACCTCACGACAGGGCCGGTGTCGGGACTAGCATCAAATTCATCAGTGCTGAATGTAGTATCCATGCAGGCCACAGCAGCACCTAGCACTGGTGGGTCAGTACCTGGCCACGTTTTGGGACAGGGTTCTGTAACATTAACTAGCCCTGGATTGTTGGGAGACCTTGGCTCAATAAGCAATCTCTTGATCAAAGCCAGTCAGCAAAGTCTTGGTCTTCAGGAACAGCACATGACTTTGCCACCAGGTTCTGGGATGTTTTCACAACTGGGGACGTCACAGACTCCAGCTACAGCAGCAATGACAGCTGCATCAAGCATATGTGTATTGCCTTCCGCACAGACTATGGGCATGACAGTTGCTCAATCATCCACTGACCCAGAAGGTCCCTATCAGCTTCAGCATATGACACAACTTTTAGCCATCAAAAATGCTTCTTCCCAGCTGGACCTTGCCACCGCTTCAGCACCTCAGTTGTCAAGCTTTCCACAGCTAGTGGACATTCCTAACAACACAGGCCTTGAGCAAAGCAAGGTTTCCTCAACTGCAATGCATGCCAGTTCAGCTTCGCCTGGAGGCTCCCCGTCATCTGGCCAACAATCTGCAAGTAGCTCAGTGCTCGGTCCCACAAAAATGAAGCCAAAAATTAAACGAATTCAACCGCCTTTAGACAAAGCGAATGGAAAGAAGCATAAAACTTCTCACATGTGGACCAGTCCCCCTGAAGTACACATTCCAGACAGAGGGGCCAATGCTGTATCCCAGGTCTCAGCTGCAGG GACTCCCGCAGTGAAGGCAGACATTCAAGATACAAGTATAGATCAGCTACCACAAAAGCCATCTGGGCAGCCTGCAGG GCAAATGGCAGTTCTTACAGAGCCGCAGTCAGTGCAGAACACAGCAAATGAGCAAGAAAATACAG GACCCAAAGCtcctgaggaggaggaaggcacTTTCAGCTCCCCACTTATGTTTTGGCTGCAGCAAGAACAAAAGAGGAAAGAAAGCCTTGGTGAGAAGAAGCCAAAGAAAGGACTAGTGTTCGAGATCTCAAGTGATGATGGTTTTCAGATCTGTGCAGAAAGTATTGAAG ATGCCTGGAAATCACTGACTGATAAAGTTCAAGAAGCTCGTTCCAATGCCCGTCTGAAGCAGCTATCATTTGCAG GTGTGAATGGTTTGAGGATGCTGGGGATTATCCATGACGCTGTTGTGTTCCTGATTGAGCAGCTTTATGGAGCAAAGCATTGCCACAATTATAAATTTAGGTTCCACAAACCAGAGGAGACCAATGAACCCCCATTGAATCCCCATGGCTCTGCTAGGGCAGAAGTCCACCTCAG GAAGTCAGCATTTGATATGTTCAATTTCCTGGCTTCTAAACACCGACAGCCACCAGAATACAACCCCaatgatgaggaagaggaggaagtgcAGCTGAAGTCTGCTCG